TGCGGATCGGGAAAGCCGACGATGGGCGAAAAGCCGGGCGCGTAGCGGCGCGCGCGGTCGGTGCCGGTGGAGAGGTGGCGGTGCGGGCCGTCGAGGCAGTTCCAGAAGATGTTGTCGAGCGGGTGCGTCATGGTGCCGTTACTCTAGCACGTCGCGATGGCTCAGGCATGCAGCTTCAGCACCCAGTCGAGCAAGGGCCTGGCCGCGTCTTCCCAGTGCGGATCGAGCATCAGCGCGTGCGCCAGCTGCGGCACGAGATGGGGCGACGCGCCGTAATAGGTGGCCGTGCCGCGCACCGCATCGGGACGGATGAAGCGGTCGTCCTGGCCGCCCAGCACGAACATCGGCGGCGATTGCCAGGGCATCGGCGCGAACGGCCGCCATCCCTGCAGTTCGATGCCGACGTGGCGCGATTCGCTCTGCACGCGGCGGGCGAAGCGGGCGTAGTCGGCGTCGGGCAGGTCGTCGGAAAACAGGTGGCGGCGCATGACGTCCGGATCGAGCGTCTGCGCATCGGCAAAGCTCAGGCGCGCCAGTTGGTGGAACAGGTCGGGCGACGACAGCATCATCTGCCATGCCGAATACGCGAGACCCCACGGCGGCACGGACGCGAGCAGCGCGACGCCGGCCGCGTGGCCGCCGCAGCGGACCCAGTCCTGCACGACGGCGCCGCCGAGCGAATGGCCGGCGACGACGAGCGGTCCGCCGTCCAGCCGTGCGACGGCGCGGCGCAGGTCGTCCGTGTAATCGGCCAGGCGCCAATCGTTCAGGCGTTCGCGGCCCGCGCTCGCACCGTGGCCGCGCAGGCTGAGCGCGTGCACCTCGAAGCCGGCGTCGGCGAACCAGGGCATGAAATGCTCTTCCCACACCCAGGCGCCCACGCAGATGCCGTGCACCAGCAGCAGGCGCGGGCTGTCGCGACGGAGACGGGCCGGACGGCGCGAAATCAGTTCGAGTTCCATGCATGCGTCAAGAGTGGCTCTCGGCTGTATGGTAGCGCAAGCGGGGCGTCACGGGGCCGGCGATTGCTGGCGCGGGCCGAACGGCCTGCTCGGTTTGCGGCCCTGTATCCGCCCGGTGCGAATGTCCGCAATGCAGGCACCGGCGCACCCGTCGCCGGCGCCTCCACGCAAGGAACCCGTGCCATTCGCAAACTTCACGTTTCCCGAAGGGGCCGTCGACGCCGCCGCAAGGAAGAGGTCATGTACCGCACGACCGCCATGTTCGCCGAGTGGTTCGGCGAGCAGGTGCGGCCCTTCACGATGGTGCCGGTGGAGGAGGTCGCCGACGGCGGCCGGGGCGGGGCGGACGAGACGCTCGCGCTCGCCAAGATGGGATTGGCCGCCGCCCCGCTTGATTGC
This genomic stretch from Massilia putida harbors:
- a CDS encoding alpha/beta hydrolase: MELELISRRPARLRRDSPRLLLVHGICVGAWVWEEHFMPWFADAGFEVHALSLRGHGASAGRERLNDWRLADYTDDLRRAVARLDGGPLVVAGHSLGGAVVQDWVRCGGHAAGVALLASVPPWGLAYSAWQMMLSSPDLFHQLARLSFADAQTLDPDVMRRHLFSDDLPDADYARFARRVQSESRHVGIELQGWRPFAPMPWQSPPMFVLGGQDDRFIRPDAVRGTATYYGASPHLVPQLAHALMLDPHWEDAARPLLDWVLKLHA